A section of the Lampris incognitus isolate fLamInc1 chromosome 8, fLamInc1.hap2, whole genome shotgun sequence genome encodes:
- the LOC130117174 gene encoding E3 ubiquitin-protein ligase RNF26-like — protein MDAVNFVSCSIGRCMDTCCLLVDLVIWVVSWLTRLLSNMGGSLHNLPTALSSSTLVEYWNLALFSFLTVTEVVSSAAQGALHTLDSCLQTLGGVFESFKMVGHLSSHLAWRAKELLHRWLLSGSLILRQTWEGICIALSLVLYFLNTVVNILLIGLQNCLCVFAGAWEALAGPLHQALELTLTLLTFLYSCLVGASVLLWTPCQLLLDSMGAFGHVLITVCMQDGYALLMIAAVALLALLYLNPGHPLHILQQRLGFVDALQGVCTCLQTAICRLYTVFLEPGQTRGEVRALELQEVNGTRPAYTNLRAMDAELNQSNPLQIDSHPEGEPHNSSSEPTNHSPSVVRTSKSRHRSKSAEGAGDDSNLLSLLKEQEERKKCVICQDLAKSVLLLPCRHLCLCRHCSSILTQQTPQQQRCCPLCRQPITQTMDVFL, from the coding sequence ATGGACGCAGTGAACTTTGTTTCCTGTTCCATTGGAAGATGCATGGACACTTGCTGTCTGTTAGTAGACCTGGTCATCTGGGTGGTCAGCTGGTTAACCCGTCTGCTCTCCAACATGGGCGGCTCCCTCCACAACCTGCCAACAGCCCTGAGCAGCTCCACTTTAGTGGAGTATTGGAACCTGGCCCTGTTCTCCTTCCTCACTGTCACAGAGGTGGTTTCCAGTGCAGCCCAGGGTGCCctgcacacactggacagctgccTTCAGACTCTGGGTGGGGTGTTTGAGAGTTTCAAAATGGTGGGCCACCTCTCCTCCCACTTGGCCTGGCGGGCCAAAGAGCTTCTTCACCGCTGGCTGCTTTCTGGTAGTCTCATCCTAAGGCAGACGTGGGAAGGCATCTGCATTGCACTCAGCCTTGTTCTCTACTTCCTCAACACTGTGGTTAACATCCTTCTCATTGGACTACAGaactgtctctgtgtgtttgctGGTGCCTGGGAGGCCCTAGCAGGGCCTCTCCATCAAGCCTTAGAGCTAACTCTCACTCTCTTAACCTTCCTGTACAGCTGTCTCGTCGGGGCCTCTGTGTTACTATGGACTCCTTGCCAGCTCTTGCTGGATTCTATGGGAGCTTTTGGTCATGTGCTGATAACAGTGTGTATGCAGGATGGCTACGCCCTGCTCATGATAGCAGCTGTTGCCTTGCTAGCCTTGCTGTATCTGAACCCTGGACACCCTCTCCACATTTTGCAGCAGAGGCTGGGCTTCGTCGATGCGCTTCAGGGAGTGTGCACTTGTTTGCAAACAGCCATCTGCAGACTCTACACTGTGTTTCTTGAGCCAGGTCAGACCCGTGGGGAGGTCCGTGCCTTGGAGCTGCAGGAAGTAAATGGAACCAGGCCGGCATACACAAATCTCAGAGCCATGGATGCTGAACTAAACCAGTCCAACCCTCTGCAGATAGACTCCCATCCAGAAGGTGAGCCACACAATAGCAGCAGTGAGCCTACGAATCACAGTCCCTCTGTGGTGAGGACTAGCAAGTCTCGACATAGGTCCAAATCAGCAGAAGGTGCTGGAGATGACAGCAACCTCCTGAGTTTGCTGAAGGAgcaggaagaaaggaagaagtgTGTGATCTGCCAGGACCTGGCCAAGTCAGTTCTGCTGCTGCCCTGTCGCCACCTGTGCTTGTGTCGGCACTGCTCCAGCATCCTGACCCAGCAAACACCTCAGCAGCAGCGTTGCTGTCCTCTCTGCAGACAGCCCATCACCCAGACCATGGATGTCTTCCTCTGA